In the bacterium genome, one interval contains:
- a CDS encoding ATP-binding cassette domain-containing protein has translation MSGEPSAAPAAITVEHLVARYGDKVILDDVSCAVRRGEVFAIVGGSGCGKTTLLRHMIGLLRPAGGRVLIEGDDVAHADEEQLRRIQQRFGVSFQAGALFGSLTLGQNIALPLEEYTTLPPDMIALLVRMKLAMVRLDGFEDFMVSELSGGMKKRAALARALALDPRILFFDEPSAGLDPITSVELDELIVQVNRSLGTTIVVVSHELPSIFTIATRCIMLDAATKSVIAEGPPLELREGHPDSRVHAFFNRQPSEQAQHRRATRGDRGA, from the coding sequence ATGTCTGGTGAGCCGAGCGCCGCGCCGGCGGCGATCACGGTCGAGCACCTGGTGGCGCGCTACGGCGACAAGGTGATCCTCGACGACGTCTCCTGCGCCGTGCGGCGCGGCGAGGTGTTCGCGATCGTCGGCGGCTCCGGCTGCGGCAAGACGACGCTGCTGCGTCACATGATCGGGCTGCTGCGCCCGGCCGGCGGCCGGGTGCTGATCGAGGGCGACGACGTGGCGCATGCCGACGAGGAGCAACTGCGCCGCATTCAGCAGCGCTTCGGCGTCAGCTTCCAGGCTGGCGCGCTCTTCGGCTCGCTCACCCTCGGCCAGAACATCGCCCTGCCGCTCGAGGAGTACACCACCCTGCCGCCGGACATGATCGCGCTGCTGGTGCGCATGAAGCTGGCGATGGTGCGCCTCGACGGCTTCGAGGACTTCATGGTGTCCGAGCTCTCGGGTGGCATGAAGAAGCGCGCCGCGCTCGCCCGCGCCCTGGCGCTCGACCCCCGCATCCTCTTCTTCGACGAGCCCTCGGCCGGCCTCGACCCGATCACCTCGGTGGAGCTCGACGAGCTCATCGTGCAGGTGAACCGCAGCCTCGGCACCACCATCGTCGTCGTGTCGCACGAGTTGCCGAGCATCTTCACCATCGCCACCCGCTGCATCATGCTCGACGCCGCGACCAAGTCGGTGATCGCCGAGGGGCCGCCGCTCGAGCTGCGGGAGGGGCACCCCGATTCGCGCGTCCATGCGTTCTTCAACCGCCAGCCGAGCGAGCAGGCGCAGCACAGGAGGGCCACCCGTGGCGACCGAGGCGCGTAA
- a CDS encoding acyl-CoA dehydrogenase family protein: MDFSYSDHEQAFRAELRAWLAANVPREAVPAALEEEAAFLTAWQRRLYDAGWVAVHWPKEYGGRGASLTETAIYQEEMARARAPQVMNRVGVNNVGPTLIAHGTAAQRRRYLPGILSGDEIWCQLYSEPNAGSDLASLRCRAEKRGDDFVVSGQKVWTSYAQFAAFGILLARTDPDAPPHRGISCFIVDMRAPGLTIRPLRQLTGSAEFSETFFDDVVVPRANLIGAEHDGWRVATVTLAHERGTNFSFKEQVLQKIALDELAERLRASGAAGDPVLRQRWAASCIEVEILRLHNCATMTRLARGELPGAESSIVKLFWAELSQRLHELGLDSLGPAGQLAAGPWPQRLLWSRCASIAGGTNEIQRTIIAQRLLGLPRS, translated from the coding sequence ATGGATTTTTCCTACTCCGATCACGAGCAGGCGTTCCGGGCCGAGTTGCGCGCCTGGCTCGCCGCCAACGTGCCGCGCGAGGCGGTGCCGGCGGCGCTCGAGGAGGAGGCGGCGTTTCTCACCGCCTGGCAGCGGCGGTTGTACGACGCCGGCTGGGTGGCGGTGCACTGGCCGAAGGAATACGGCGGACGCGGCGCTTCGTTGACCGAGACCGCGATCTACCAGGAGGAGATGGCGCGGGCGCGCGCGCCGCAGGTGATGAACCGGGTCGGCGTCAACAACGTCGGCCCGACGCTGATCGCGCACGGCACCGCGGCGCAGCGGCGGCGCTACCTGCCGGGCATCCTCAGCGGCGACGAGATCTGGTGCCAGCTCTACTCCGAACCCAACGCCGGCTCCGACCTCGCCTCGCTGCGCTGCCGGGCCGAGAAGCGCGGCGACGACTTCGTCGTCAGCGGCCAGAAGGTGTGGACCAGCTACGCGCAGTTCGCCGCCTTCGGCATCCTGCTGGCGCGCACCGACCCCGACGCGCCGCCGCATCGCGGCATCAGTTGCTTCATCGTCGACATGCGCGCGCCCGGGCTCACCATCCGGCCGCTGCGCCAGCTCACCGGCAGCGCCGAGTTCAGCGAGACCTTCTTCGACGACGTCGTCGTCCCGCGCGCCAACCTCATCGGCGCCGAGCACGACGGCTGGCGGGTGGCGACGGTCACCCTGGCGCACGAGCGCGGCACCAACTTCTCCTTCAAGGAACAGGTGCTGCAGAAGATCGCGCTCGACGAGCTCGCCGAGCGCCTGCGCGCCAGCGGCGCCGCCGGCGATCCCGTGCTGCGCCAGCGCTGGGCCGCGAGCTGCATCGAGGTCGAGATCCTGCGCCTGCACAACTGCGCCACCATGACCCGCCTGGCGCGCGGCGAGCTGCCGGGCGCCGAGAGCTCGATCGTGAAGCTGTTCTGGGCCGAGCTGTCGCAGCGCCTGCACGAGCTCGGCCTCGACAGCCTCGGCCCCGCCGGCCAGCTCGCCGCCGGGCCATGGCCGCAGCGCCTGCTCTGGTCGCGCTGCGCCAGCATCGCCGGCGGCACCAACGAGATCCAGCGCACCATCATCGCCCAACGCTTGCTGGGACTACCCAGAAGCTGA
- a CDS encoding acyl-CoA dehydrogenase family protein, with protein MDLTFSAEEEAFRAEVRAWLAANVPPPEELATLADEVRFLVGWQRRMAAAGWVGVHWPRQYGGRGASTTENYLLQEELARAQAPEIIGRIGVNLVGPTLIHAGSETQKARHLPRILAADELWCQLFSEPNAGSDLAALRCRAERDGDCFVVTGQKVWTSYAQFADWGILLARTDPASRGGKGISFLIVDMRSPGITVRPLTQMTGSDEFNEVFLDAVRVPAENLVGGLHQGWAIAQTTLSHERGTSPRQLVVHRMLLADLLALARETGAADDPIVRQRLAQTIIEVEMTKLHNWRTLTQLRRAGAPGPESSLVKLFWSEMSQRLHDTAMQVLGVHGQHWPGEPRAVGGGRWLRSFLYYRAATIFAGTSEVQRNIIAQRVLGLPR; from the coding sequence ATGGATCTGACGTTCTCTGCTGAGGAAGAGGCCTTTCGCGCCGAGGTGCGCGCCTGGCTCGCGGCCAACGTGCCGCCGCCCGAGGAGCTCGCCACGCTCGCCGACGAGGTGCGGTTCCTGGTCGGCTGGCAGCGACGGATGGCGGCGGCGGGGTGGGTCGGCGTGCACTGGCCGCGGCAGTACGGCGGCCGCGGCGCCTCGACGACCGAGAACTACCTCCTGCAGGAGGAGCTGGCGCGGGCGCAGGCGCCGGAGATCATCGGCCGCATCGGCGTCAACCTGGTGGGACCGACGCTGATCCACGCCGGCAGCGAGACGCAGAAGGCGCGCCACCTGCCGCGCATCCTCGCCGCCGACGAGCTGTGGTGTCAGCTCTTCTCCGAGCCCAACGCCGGCTCCGACCTGGCGGCGCTGCGCTGCCGCGCCGAACGCGATGGCGACTGCTTCGTCGTCACCGGCCAGAAGGTATGGACCAGCTACGCGCAGTTCGCCGACTGGGGCATCCTGCTCGCCCGCACCGATCCCGCCTCGCGCGGCGGCAAGGGGATCAGCTTCCTGATCGTCGACATGCGCAGCCCCGGCATCACGGTGCGGCCGCTGACCCAGATGACGGGCAGCGACGAGTTCAACGAGGTCTTCCTCGACGCGGTGCGCGTGCCGGCCGAGAACCTGGTCGGCGGCCTGCACCAGGGCTGGGCGATCGCGCAGACGACGCTCAGCCACGAGCGCGGCACGTCGCCGCGGCAACTGGTCGTGCATCGCATGCTGCTCGCCGACCTGCTGGCGCTGGCGCGCGAGACCGGCGCCGCCGACGACCCGATCGTCCGCCAGCGCCTGGCGCAGACCATCATCGAGGTCGAGATGACCAAGCTGCACAACTGGCGCACCCTGACCCAGTTGCGCCGCGCCGGCGCGCCCGGGCCGGAGAGCTCGCTGGTGAAGCTGTTCTGGAGCGAGATGAGCCAGCGCCTGCACGACACCGCCATGCAGGTGCTCGGCGTGCACGGCCAGCACTGGCCCGGCGAGCCGCGCGCCGTCGGGGGCGGCCGCTGGCTGCGTTCCTTCCTCTACTACCGCGCCGCCACCATTTTCGCCGGCACCTCCGAGGTGCAGCGCAACATCATCGCCCAACGCGTCCTCGGCCTGCCGCGCTGA
- a CDS encoding SDR family oxidoreductase: MLEGKVAIVTGAGSGLGRAGALALASAGARVLASDIDEAGVRETAARIGAAGGVARAVVADAGNAADAERTVRAAVDAFGALHVLYNNAGVAWPGRDGFAPMIDVEVWDTVIRVNLSSAFYHAKFAIPEIARAGGGAIINTASSMAHLPLGGLDGYAASKGGVALLTKSLAVGCGAMNIRVNAISPGYVDTPMNALIFGNDAFRDGFAKGHATGLQSAEEIAEVVVFLASDAARSLTGAVLNCDRGWTAFKQPEVIRG; encoded by the coding sequence ATGCTCGAGGGCAAGGTCGCGATCGTCACCGGCGCGGGATCGGGGTTGGGGCGCGCCGGCGCGCTGGCGTTGGCCTCGGCGGGGGCGCGGGTGCTGGCGTCGGACATCGACGAAGCCGGGGTGCGCGAGACGGCGGCGCGGATCGGCGCCGCCGGGGGCGTGGCGCGGGCCGTGGTCGCCGACGCCGGCAACGCGGCCGACGCCGAGCGCACGGTGCGCGCCGCGGTGGACGCCTTCGGCGCCCTGCACGTGCTCTACAACAATGCCGGCGTCGCCTGGCCGGGGCGCGATGGCTTCGCGCCGATGATCGACGTCGAGGTCTGGGACACGGTGATTCGCGTCAATCTGTCGAGCGCCTTCTACCACGCCAAATTCGCCATCCCCGAGATCGCCCGCGCCGGCGGCGGCGCGATCATCAACACCGCTTCCTCGATGGCCCACCTGCCGCTCGGCGGGCTCGACGGCTACGCGGCGTCCAAGGGCGGCGTGGCGCTGCTCACCAAGTCGCTGGCCGTCGGCTGCGGGGCGATGAACATCCGCGTCAATGCCATCAGCCCCGGGTACGTCGACACGCCGATGAACGCGCTGATCTTCGGCAACGACGCCTTCCGCGACGGCTTCGCCAAGGGGCACGCCACCGGCCTGCAGAGCGCCGAGGAGATCGCCGAGGTGGTGGTCTTCCTCGCCAGCGACGCCGCGCGCAGCCTCACCGGCGCCGTGCTCAACTGCGACCGCGGCTGGACCGCGTTCAAGCAGCCGGAGGTCATCCGCGGATAG
- a CDS encoding sterol desaturase family protein, whose protein sequence is MSSVEPRVPAQGRTGARPPVAPVLAFPLILGATLALALILLPRLGAPLTLLIAQTFGLVAVAVVEHRLPFRREWNRSHGDVGTDVVHAVVSGVGSTQLARPLAGVLGVLLAGALSGSVGLDLWPRGWPLLAQLVLALVIVELPQYWLHRWQHEHDWLWRFHSVHHSAPRLYWLNAARFHPVDLGLLYLVGYVPLIALGCPEETIMLFALFDAVFGMLQHCNIDVRLGPLNYVFSMAEPHRWHHSLVLEEANTNYGSNLIIWDLAFGSFFLPTDREPPAAIGIADMPDFPQTWPSQMAAPFRWRSLPRLAGGAPAPPPQRASSQPAP, encoded by the coding sequence GTGAGCTCGGTCGAGCCGCGCGTTCCGGCGCAGGGGCGCACCGGCGCGCGACCGCCCGTCGCCCCGGTGCTCGCGTTCCCGCTCATCCTCGGCGCGACCCTCGCCCTGGCGCTGATCCTGCTGCCGCGCCTCGGCGCGCCGCTCACCCTGCTGATCGCGCAGACGTTCGGCCTGGTGGCCGTGGCGGTGGTCGAGCACCGGCTGCCGTTCCGCCGCGAGTGGAATCGGTCGCACGGCGATGTCGGCACCGACGTCGTGCACGCGGTGGTGTCGGGGGTGGGCTCCACCCAGTTGGCGCGGCCGCTGGCCGGCGTCCTCGGCGTGCTGCTCGCGGGCGCCCTGTCGGGCTCCGTCGGTCTCGACCTCTGGCCGCGCGGCTGGCCGCTGCTGGCGCAGCTCGTCCTGGCGCTGGTGATCGTCGAGCTGCCCCAATACTGGCTGCACCGCTGGCAGCACGAGCACGACTGGCTGTGGCGGTTCCACTCCGTGCACCACAGCGCGCCGCGCCTGTACTGGTTGAACGCGGCGCGCTTTCACCCGGTCGACCTCGGCCTGCTGTACCTCGTCGGCTACGTGCCGTTGATCGCCCTCGGCTGCCCCGAGGAGACGATCATGCTGTTCGCGCTCTTCGATGCCGTGTTCGGCATGCTCCAGCACTGCAACATCGACGTCCGCCTCGGGCCGCTGAACTACGTCTTCAGCATGGCCGAACCGCATCGCTGGCATCACTCGCTGGTGCTCGAGGAGGCGAACACCAACTACGGCTCCAACCTCATCATCTGGGACCTGGCGTTCGGCAGCTTCTTCCTGCCGACCGACCGCGAGCCGCCGGCGGCGATCGGCATCGCCGACATGCCGGACTTTCCGCAGACCTGGCCGTCCCAGATGGCGGCTCCGTTCCGCTGGCGGTCCCTGCCGCGCCTGGCGGGCGGCGCTCCCGCGCCGCCGCCGCAGCGCGCCTCGTCGCAGCCAGCGCCATAG
- a CDS encoding MlaE family lipid ABC transporter permease subunit, translated as MNPAVADAAGYELQAARRNGAATIAVRGRVAIGNAQRLLEEISATVPADAREVRLDLSGVDYFDSGGGALLIRLREQLERRGAALRITGSTPDIDGFLGLVDEERLRAAAPRPAPPTTLIERAGEWGERAMASLRDFTAFSGEVVIGLLDAARNPRQIRWRETWIYMQRAGYEALPIVTLISFLMGLITAFQAAVQLRQFGADIYVASLVGLSVTRELGPLMTAIIAAGRSGAAFAAEIGTMKVSEEVDALAAMGLDRTRFLVTPKVLALILMLPLLTLYADLVGILGGLFVAVVQLNIPTVVYFSTMKYYMVFWDVGQGLIKAFVFAILIALVGCLRGFEARESAESVGRITTSAIVSGIFAIILSDAVFTVLFNVW; from the coding sequence ATGAACCCCGCCGTGGCGGATGCGGCGGGCTATGAGCTGCAGGCGGCGCGGCGGAACGGAGCGGCGACGATCGCGGTGCGCGGGCGGGTGGCGATCGGCAACGCCCAGCGCCTGCTCGAGGAGATCAGCGCCACCGTGCCGGCCGACGCGCGCGAGGTGCGGCTCGACCTGTCCGGCGTCGACTACTTCGACAGCGGCGGCGGCGCGCTGTTGATCCGGCTGCGCGAGCAGCTCGAGCGCCGCGGCGCGGCGCTGCGCATCACCGGCAGCACGCCCGACATCGACGGCTTCCTCGGTCTGGTCGACGAGGAGCGCCTGCGCGCCGCGGCGCCGCGCCCGGCACCGCCGACGACGCTGATCGAGCGCGCCGGCGAGTGGGGCGAGCGCGCCATGGCCAGCCTGCGCGACTTCACCGCCTTCAGCGGCGAAGTGGTGATCGGCCTGCTCGACGCGGCCCGCAACCCGCGCCAGATCCGCTGGCGCGAGACCTGGATCTACATGCAGCGCGCCGGCTACGAGGCGCTGCCGATCGTCACCCTGATCAGCTTCCTGATGGGCCTGATCACCGCCTTCCAGGCGGCCGTGCAGCTCCGCCAGTTCGGCGCCGACATCTACGTCGCCAGCCTGGTCGGCCTGTCGGTGACGCGCGAGCTCGGGCCGCTGATGACCGCGATCATCGCCGCCGGCCGCTCCGGCGCCGCCTTCGCGGCCGAGATCGGCACCATGAAGGTGTCGGAGGAAGTGGACGCGCTGGCGGCCATGGGGCTCGACCGCACCCGCTTCCTGGTGACGCCGAAGGTGCTGGCGCTCATCCTCATGCTGCCCCTGCTGACCCTCTACGCCGATCTCGTCGGCATCCTCGGCGGCCTCTTCGTCGCCGTCGTCCAGCTCAACATCCCGACCGTCGTCTATTTCTCGACCATGAAGTACTACATGGTCTTCTGGGACGTCGGGCAGGGGCTCATCAAGGCCTTCGTGTTCGCCATCCTGATCGCGCTGGTCGGGTGCCTGCGCGGCTTCGAGGCGCGCGAGAGCGCCGAGAGCGTCGGCCGCATCACCACCTCGGCGATCGTCTCCGGCATTTTCGCGATCATCCTCAGCGACGCGGTCTTCACGGTGCTGTTCAATGTCTGGTGA
- a CDS encoding chromate transporter, translating to MNTLAQLAAAFGILSLLAVGGGAAVLPEMKETVVGQYHWLTADQFVHIYSLGQIAPGPNMLMVQIIGERIAGGAGALVALLAFFLPASVLTFATGHLWDRLEGWPWRESIQRGLAPISIGLMLAGTITIAKIAVTDPRTIALALAVTGILLWRKVNPAYLILASAALGWVMLAG from the coding sequence ATGAACACGTTGGCGCAGCTCGCGGCGGCCTTCGGGATCCTGTCGCTGCTCGCCGTCGGCGGCGGCGCCGCGGTGCTGCCGGAAATGAAGGAGACGGTCGTCGGCCAGTATCACTGGCTCACCGCCGACCAGTTCGTGCACATCTACAGCCTCGGGCAGATCGCGCCCGGCCCCAACATGCTGATGGTGCAAATCATCGGCGAGCGCATCGCCGGCGGCGCCGGCGCCCTGGTGGCGCTGCTGGCATTCTTCCTGCCGGCCAGCGTGCTGACCTTCGCCACCGGCCACCTGTGGGACCGGCTCGAGGGCTGGCCGTGGCGGGAGTCGATCCAGCGCGGGCTGGCGCCCATCTCCATCGGCCTGATGCTCGCCGGCACCATCACCATCGCCAAGATCGCCGTCACCGATCCGCGGACCATCGCCCTCGCCCTGGCGGTCACCGGCATCCTGCTGTGGCGCAAGGTCAACCCGGCGTACCTGATCCTCGCCAGCGCCGCGCTCGGCTGGGTGATGCTGGCCGGCTGA
- a CDS encoding MCE family protein, translating into MATEARKLRVGIFVIVALMIGLAAAIWLGASRYLADESAAVTYFSESVQGLDRGAAVKYRGVPAGRVERIDIAPDGDLIEVRMSIDNRYADLLFKDPTLRAQLQLSGITGLRYVEIDRHAGDALEKAPTLSFEPSAPLIPSTPSQFKAIQEALEDIYQRVMSIDLPGISDDVRATLQAADQLLRDERVQHILTNLTNITDSASRVTLNLDKATEGVRLQPVVADLREATAEARALMVDLRSGDTGRDLRSAVREVDGLARTGQSFIIDLQGVIGRLNRTIDNLQLLSDSLRQQPSSLLFSNPPPPRPTPAR; encoded by the coding sequence GTGGCGACCGAGGCGCGTAAGCTCCGCGTCGGCATCTTCGTCATCGTCGCCCTGATGATCGGCCTGGCGGCGGCGATCTGGCTCGGCGCCAGCCGCTACCTGGCCGACGAATCGGCGGCGGTGACCTACTTCTCCGAATCGGTGCAGGGCCTCGACCGCGGCGCCGCGGTGAAGTACCGCGGCGTGCCGGCGGGCCGGGTCGAGCGCATCGACATCGCGCCCGACGGCGACCTCATCGAGGTCCGCATGAGCATCGACAACCGCTATGCCGATCTGCTGTTCAAGGACCCGACGCTGCGCGCCCAGCTCCAGCTCTCGGGCATCACCGGGCTGCGCTACGTCGAGATCGACCGCCACGCCGGCGATGCGCTGGAGAAGGCGCCGACCCTGTCCTTCGAGCCCTCGGCGCCGCTGATCCCGTCGACGCCGTCGCAGTTCAAGGCCATCCAGGAGGCGCTCGAGGACATCTACCAGCGGGTGATGAGCATCGATCTGCCGGGGATCTCGGACGACGTGCGCGCCACCCTGCAGGCCGCCGACCAGTTGCTGCGCGACGAGCGCGTGCAGCACATCCTGACCAATCTGACCAACATCACCGACTCGGCATCGCGCGTGACGCTCAATCTCGACAAGGCCACCGAGGGCGTGCGCCTGCAGCCGGTGGTCGCCGATCTGCGCGAGGCGACGGCCGAGGCCAGGGCGCTGATGGTCGACCTGCGCAGCGGCGACACCGGCCGCGATCTGCGCAGCGCCGTGCGCGAGGTCGACGGCCTGGCGCGCACCGGCCAGTCGTTCATCATCGACCTGCAGGGCGTCATCGGCCGCCTCAACCGCACCATCGACAACCTGCAGCTCCTGAGCGACTCGCTCCGCCAGCAGCCCTCGAGCCTGCTGTTCTCCAACCCGCCGCCGCCGCGTCCGACGCCGGCGCGTTGA
- a CDS encoding CoA transferase: MWFQDSVALPLDGIRILDIGTRIAAPFAATLLGDFGAEIIKVELPGSGDFMRGIGPFDPSGGSLWWAVEGRNKKSITLDLRRPRGQELFRALARRADVVVENFQPGTLEAWGIGPEVLAREHPDLIVTRASVYGQTGPYRDRPGLDRNGIGFGGLLHLTGYPDRPPVRPGIIISDYLTAIFNALAIMIALYHRDVHRGGGQTVDLALYESVFRILEHTLPAYDRLGVVRGREGNRLRNSAPLDNWETADGEFVCIVAAGDGLFPRLARAIGRPELLDDPRFATFKARVANGDAINGIVGEWCRRHSAAEIEAIMVAAEVPVSRAYSIADIAADPHYAARGDIVTVDDPTLGPLKHPAVYPRLSATPGEIRRGAPRLGEHNDEIYGALLGLAAPEIAQLRADGII, translated from the coding sequence TTGTGGTTTCAGGACTCCGTGGCTCTGCCGCTGGACGGTATTCGCATCCTCGACATCGGCACCCGCATCGCCGCGCCCTTCGCGGCGACGCTGCTGGGCGACTTCGGGGCCGAAATCATCAAGGTCGAGCTGCCCGGCAGCGGCGACTTCATGCGCGGCATCGGGCCCTTCGACCCCAGCGGCGGCTCGCTGTGGTGGGCGGTAGAGGGACGGAACAAGAAGTCGATCACCCTCGATCTGCGCCGGCCGCGCGGCCAGGAGCTGTTCCGCGCCCTGGCGCGGCGAGCGGACGTGGTGGTCGAGAACTTCCAGCCCGGCACCCTCGAGGCGTGGGGCATCGGCCCCGAGGTGCTGGCGCGCGAGCATCCGGACCTGATCGTCACCCGCGCCTCGGTATACGGGCAGACCGGCCCCTATCGCGATCGCCCCGGACTCGACCGCAACGGCATCGGCTTCGGCGGCCTGCTCCACCTCACCGGCTACCCCGACCGGCCGCCGGTGCGCCCCGGCATCATCATCTCCGACTACCTGACGGCGATCTTCAACGCGCTGGCGATCATGATCGCGCTGTACCACCGCGACGTGCACCGCGGCGGCGGCCAGACCGTCGACCTGGCGCTGTACGAGTCGGTGTTCCGCATCCTCGAGCACACGCTGCCCGCCTACGACCGCCTGGGCGTCGTCCGCGGCCGCGAGGGCAATCGGCTGCGCAACTCGGCGCCGCTCGACAACTGGGAGACCGCCGACGGCGAGTTCGTCTGCATCGTCGCCGCCGGTGACGGCCTCTTCCCGCGCCTGGCTCGGGCCATCGGCCGCCCCGAGCTGCTCGATGATCCGCGCTTCGCCACCTTCAAGGCGCGGGTCGCCAACGGCGACGCCATCAACGGCATCGTCGGCGAGTGGTGCCGGCGACACAGCGCGGCCGAGATCGAGGCGATCATGGTCGCCGCCGAGGTGCCGGTGTCGCGCGCCTATTCGATCGCCGACATCGCCGCCGACCCCCACTACGCGGCGCGCGGCGACATCGTCACCGTCGACGACCCCACCCTCGGCCCGCTCAAGCACCCCGCCGTCTACCCCCGCCTCTCCGCCACGCCCGGCGAGATCCGCCGCGGGGCGCCCAGGCTCGGCGAGCACAACGACGAGATCTACGGGGCGCTGCTCGGCCTCGCGGCGCCGGAGATCGCGCAGCTCCGCGCTGACGGCATCATCTGA
- a CDS encoding chromate transporter, with product MSERPAGRVVALAEIFQTFLVIGATSFGGGVVAYLRQALVVQRAWLDDDQFMSALEISQTLPGLNATNMSVLVGSRLRGIPGAAVALVGMCLPGSLLLFVLGTLYGQHNARPAVIAMLNGVAAAATGLLLATTYQLGRKELGGWVDLIFVALTTAAVSVFHVSLPLTLFTLGPLAIWWYRPAKPPVADPAAAGGAQ from the coding sequence GTGAGTGAACGGCCGGCCGGCCGCGTCGTCGCGCTGGCCGAGATCTTCCAGACCTTCCTGGTCATCGGCGCCACCAGCTTCGGCGGTGGGGTCGTCGCCTATCTGCGGCAGGCGTTGGTGGTGCAGCGCGCCTGGCTCGACGACGACCAGTTCATGAGCGCGCTCGAGATCAGCCAGACGCTGCCGGGTCTCAACGCCACCAACATGAGCGTGCTGGTCGGCAGCCGCCTGCGCGGCATCCCCGGCGCGGCGGTGGCGCTGGTCGGCATGTGCCTGCCCGGCAGCCTGCTGCTGTTCGTGCTCGGCACGCTCTACGGCCAGCACAACGCGCGGCCGGCGGTGATCGCGATGCTCAACGGCGTCGCCGCCGCCGCCACCGGGCTGCTGCTGGCGACCACCTACCAGCTCGGCCGCAAGGAGCTCGGCGGCTGGGTCGACCTGATTTTCGTCGCCCTCACCACCGCCGCGGTGAGCGTCTTCCACGTCTCGCTGCCGCTCACCCTCTTCACCCTCGGACCGCTCGCCATCTGGTGGTACCGGCCGGCGAAGCCGCCGGTCGCCGACCCCGCCGCGGCGGGAGGCGCGCAATGA
- the glpX gene encoding class II fructose-bisphosphatase, whose protein sequence is MDLQHLLREFLAVVEDAAVACARTMGQGDRKHSDAVAVEAMRKAMDRLSMRGTVVIGEGERDEAPMLYIGEKVGAWRDGDPEVDIAVDPLEGTNLCATGSANAIAVLAASNKGGLLHAPDCYMDKIIVGPSVKGAVHLDATVKENLKAIAGRLNRSVSDLVVIVLDRPRHEKLIEDIRSAGARIRLISDGDLSAGISAAVRRTNVHAVMGIGGAPEGVLAAAALRCLNGHMQARLVPTKEGQEERFRAMGITDMKRIYSERDLAPGPFLMFAACGVTDGNLLRGVRFFGHGARTSSVLMSSSENLIQFVDSVKLDGDPGTVVEF, encoded by the coding sequence ATGGATCTGCAGCATTTGTTGCGGGAGTTTCTCGCCGTCGTCGAGGACGCGGCCGTCGCCTGCGCGCGCACGATGGGGCAGGGGGACCGCAAGCACTCCGATGCGGTCGCGGTCGAGGCGATGCGCAAGGCGATGGACCGCTTGTCGATGCGCGGCACGGTGGTGATCGGCGAGGGCGAGCGCGACGAGGCGCCGATGCTCTACATCGGCGAGAAGGTCGGCGCCTGGCGGGACGGCGATCCCGAGGTGGACATCGCGGTCGACCCGCTGGAGGGCACCAACCTCTGCGCCACCGGCTCGGCGAACGCGATCGCCGTGCTGGCGGCGTCGAACAAGGGCGGCCTGCTGCACGCCCCCGACTGCTACATGGACAAGATCATCGTCGGCCCGTCGGTGAAGGGCGCGGTCCACCTCGACGCGACGGTGAAGGAGAACCTCAAGGCGATCGCCGGCCGCCTCAATCGTTCGGTGAGCGACCTGGTGGTGATCGTCCTCGACCGGCCGCGGCACGAGAAGCTGATCGAGGACATCCGCAGCGCCGGCGCGCGCATCCGGCTGATCAGCGACGGCGACCTCTCGGCCGGCATCAGCGCCGCGGTGCGCCGCACCAACGTGCACGCGGTGATGGGCATCGGCGGCGCGCCCGAGGGGGTTCTCGCCGCCGCCGCGCTGCGCTGCCTCAACGGCCACATGCAGGCGCGCCTGGTGCCGACCAAGGAAGGCCAGGAGGAGCGCTTCCGCGCCATGGGCATCACCGACATGAAGCGCATCTACAGCGAGCGCGACCTCGCGCCCGGCCCGTTCCTGATGTTCGCCGCCTGCGGCGTCACCGACGGCAACCTGCTGCGCGGCGTCCGCTTCTTCGGCCACGGCGCGCGCACCAGCTCGGTGCTGATGTCGTCGTCGGAGAACCTCATCCAGTTCGTCGACAGCGTGAAGCTGGACGGCGATCCGGGGACGGTGGTGGAGTTCTGA